One genomic region from candidate division WOR-3 bacterium encodes:
- a CDS encoding crossover junction endodeoxyribonuclease RuvC, which produces MDPGLKYTGVAIIDEYKNIIDFNKINSEKIVKLGEEIEKILKKYKPELTAIEKVFTKINPRDAIKLGEYKGVIIYLLEKNKLRYIETLSSNWKKAITGSGRAKNYQVEFMIKNLLKGNFKEKISEHEVDALSLAYFALSRCITE; this is translated from the coding sequence ATTGATCCAGGTCTTAAATATACAGGAGTAGCAATTATTGATGAATATAAAAATATAATAGATTTCAATAAAATTAATTCTGAAAAAATTGTAAAATTGGGAGAAGAAATCGAAAAAATTTTGAAAAAATATAAACCAGAATTAACTGCTATTGAAAAGGTATTTACAAAAATTAATCCAAGAGATGCAATAAAACTGGGAGAATACAAAGGTGTAATAATTTATTTACTTGAAAAAAATAAATTAAGATATATTGAAACTTTATCTTCAAACTGGAAAAAGGCAATAACAGGTTCTGGAAGAGCGAAAAATTATCAGGTTGAATTTATGATAAAAAACCTTCTCAAGGGAAATTTTAAAGAAAAAATTTCAGAACATGAAGTTGATGCCCTTTCCCTTGCTTATTTTGCTCTATCAAGATGTATTACAGAATAA
- the ruvA gene encoding Holliday junction branch migration protein RuvA: MYYRIKGKLTLKRSFFCAIEAGGIEYGITTPLKVMEKLPQEGSEVSLYILPIISEEKIELFGFLDEREKNLFEKLISITGIGSKVALQILSHYDWDEFLEIIKRNEEKMISKIKGVGKKRASLILLEFKDYIFEGIKEGINIEEAISALTKLGLKRSEAKELVLKKLKEKKFEKTEDLIQEILKGE; the protein is encoded by the coding sequence ATGTATTACAGAATAAAAGGTAAACTTACCCTTAAAAGAAGTTTTTTCTGTGCCATTGAAGCAGGAGGTATCGAATATGGAATAACAACTCCACTTAAAGTAATGGAGAAATTACCTCAGGAAGGAAGTGAAGTTTCTCTTTATATTTTACCAATAATTTCAGAAGAAAAAATTGAACTCTTTGGATTTTTAGATGAGAGGGAAAAAAATCTTTTTGAAAAACTTATATCAATAACAGGGATAGGTTCAAAAGTTGCTCTTCAGATTCTTTCCCATTATGATTGGGATGAATTTCTTGAAATAATAAAGAGGAATGAGGAAAAAATGATTTCTAAAATAAAAGGTGTTGGGAAAAAAAGAGCAAGTTTAATTTTACTTGAATTTAAAGACTATATCTTTGAGGGGATTAAAGAAGGAATTAATATAGAAGAAGCAATCTCTGCACTAACAAAACTCGGTCTAAAAAGAAGTGAAGCAAAAGAACTCGTATTGAAAAAATTAAAGGAGAAAAAATTTGAAAAAACAGAAGACTTAATCCAGGAAATTTTAAAGGGAGAATGA
- a CDS encoding PstS family phosphate ABC transporter substrate-binding protein: MKHFIKNSLIIALCAKALISQKIVRVDGSSTVFPITEAVAEEFQKVYKDIKVVVGISGTGGGFKKFLRNETDINNASRPIKEIEYEIAKKSGIEFIELPIAYDGLTVVVNPSNNFCNELKVSELKKLWEPAAQDKIKMWSQIRESFPKKEIHLYGPGVDSGTYDYFTEAVVGKEGASRGDYVASEDDNVLVQGVASDPLALGFFGYAYYEQNKDRLKAVAIDPEDGRGPVYPTIENIRRGKYFPLSRPIFIYVNVKSLEREEVKKFVEFYIKNAKKLVSEVGYIPLSDEAYELVLKRFKNRVKGTVFGGEGSKGGISLDELLKREIR, encoded by the coding sequence ATGAAACACTTTATAAAAAATTCATTAATAATAGCTTTATGTGCAAAAGCTCTAATCTCTCAAAAGATAGTTCGTGTAGATGGTTCCTCAACAGTATTTCCTATAACAGAAGCTGTAGCAGAGGAATTTCAGAAAGTTTATAAGGATATAAAGGTGGTTGTGGGAATTTCAGGAACAGGTGGTGGTTTTAAAAAATTTTTAAGGAATGAAACAGATATAAATAATGCTTCAAGACCAATAAAGGAAATTGAATATGAAATTGCAAAAAAAAGTGGTATAGAGTTTATTGAATTACCAATTGCCTACGATGGACTTACAGTTGTTGTTAATCCTTCAAACAATTTCTGCAACGAACTTAAAGTAAGTGAACTTAAAAAACTCTGGGAACCTGCTGCTCAGGACAAAATAAAAATGTGGTCACAAATAAGAGAGAGTTTTCCTAAAAAGGAAATTCACCTTTATGGTCCTGGTGTGGATTCAGGTACATACGATTATTTTACAGAGGCTGTTGTTGGAAAAGAAGGTGCTTCAAGGGGTGATTATGTTGCTTCTGAGGATGATAATGTTTTAGTTCAAGGTGTTGCAAGTGATCCCCTTGCTCTTGGGTTCTTCGGTTATGCTTATTACGAGCAGAATAAAGATAGACTGAAGGCAGTGGCTATTGATCCTGAAGATGGTAGAGGTCCTGTTTATCCCACAATTGAAAATATAAGAAGAGGTAAATACTTTCCCCTTTCAAGGCCTATTTTTATATATGTAAATGTAAAATCACTTGAAAGGGAAGAGGTTAAAAAGTTTGTTGAGTTTTATATTAAAAATGCAAAGAAACTTGTATCCGAAGTTGGCTATATCCCCCTTTCTGATGAAGCCTATGAACTTGTTTTAAAAAGATTTAAAAACAGAGTAAAAGGAACAGTATTTGGGGGAGAAGGTTCAAAAGGGGGTATAAGTTTAGATGAACTCCTTAAAAGAGAAATAAGATAA